The Daphnia carinata strain CSIRO-1 chromosome 2, CSIRO_AGI_Dcar_HiC_V3, whole genome shotgun sequence genome has a segment encoding these proteins:
- the LOC130686034 gene encoding cytochrome P450 4C1-like yields MNDLPWIGWNPSFLSMLLVFLVTVLYWMWSRSRFVRLVNALPGPKALPLLGNVFELNISNDELLKKCAFTWVRKYGGIYRVWLTVRPWVIIASPEFMESILGSWKHISKGNGYEALTTVAGNSLPVASDDHWRKSRRLLNPSFHLAVLNTYIDVFNEKSSECVKDFEKAIHINNGAEFDVYPLMNLYTTRSICGTILECKSFSQKEMQSLLINCEGLKRIIQYRISRPWCKSSWFKFTAMGRDDARFASGISDISNKLIQKRREFLDREAKAQSHLPSSTSGPSNSEVGNMGNTTPRKKLGFIDLILKETDINNNFSKEEITYEVNSMIIAGHETSALGLTWFLYNMSRYPEHQKLLFDELNAVFGNSDRPCTTQDLTDLRYLDCCVKESLRLYPSVPFILRTLPEDTKIGDHNLPKGLMVGLSIVGLHYNPQVFPDPEVFKPERFFPENSLGRHRYALSAFSAGPRNCIGHKFALLQMKVNIAHLIRRFSFSLANPTAPLIPALQETMLTPKYPIKLIVSKRTI; encoded by the exons ATGAATGATCTTCCTTGGATTGGATGGAACCCGTCGTTCCTAAGCATGTTACTAGTCTTTTTAGTAACGGTTCTTTATTGGATGTGGAGTCGATCCCGCTTTGTACGTCTTGTCAACGCTCTACCTGGACCAAAAGCTTTGCCTCTGCTGGGTAATGTGTTTGAACTGAACATTTCTAATGACG AGCTGCTAAAGAAATGCGCCTTCACTTGGGTACGAAAGTATGGTGGTATCTATCGCGTCTGGTTGACTGTCCGTCCATGGGTCATCATCGCTTCCCCTGAGTTCATGGAG TCAATTCTTGGAAGTTGGAAACATATTTCGAAAGGAAATGGCTACGAAGCTTTAACTACAGTCGCTGGAAACAGTTTGCCAGTTGCATCAG ACGACCATTGGAGAAAATCTCGCCGTCTCCTCAACCCGTCTTTTCACCTTGCAGTCCTCAACACTTACATAGACGTTTTCAACGAAAAAAGCTCTGAGTGCGTCAAAGATTTCGAGAAAGCCATTCACATCAACAACGGTGCAGAGTTTGACGTCTACCCATTGATGAATCTATACACAACCAGATCAATTTGTG GAACTATCTTGGAGTGCAAGTCGTTTTCACAAAAAGAGATGCAGAGTTTGTTGATTAATTGTGAAGG ACTTAAACGCATTATCCAGTACCGCATCTCACGACCTTGGTGTAAAAGCAGTTGGTTTAAATTCACCGCGATGGGTCGGGATGATGCACGATTCGCTAGTGGCATCAGTGACATCAGCAATAAG TTAATTCAGAAGCGTCGAGAATTTCtagacagagaagcaaaaGCCCAAAGTCATTTACCTAGCTCGACTTCTGGTCCGTCGAATAGCGAAGTTGGTAACATGGGTAATACTACGCCAA GAAAGAAATTAGGCTTCATTGACCTTATCCTAAAGGAGACTGATATCAACAATAATTTcagtaaagaagaaataacATATGAAGTAAATTCAATGATAATTGCG GGTCACGAAACGTCTGCTTTAGGTTTGACATGGTTCCTTTACAACATGTCAAGATATCCTGAGCACCAA AAATTGTTATTCGATGAGCTGAACGCAGTTTTTGGCAACTCGGATCGCCCGTGTACAACGCAAGACTTGACTGATCTTAGGTACCTGGACTGTTGCGTCAAAGAGTCTTTAAGGCTTTATCCTAGCGTGCCTTTTATCTTGCGTACCCTGCCAGAAGATACCAAAATAG GTGATCACAACTTACCAAAGGGTCTCATGGTTGGATTATCCATAGTCGGTTTGCACTACAATCCGCAGGTGTTCCCTGATCCCGAAGTCTTCAAACCGGAACGTTTCTTCCCCGAAAACAGTCTCGGCCGCCATAGATACGCCCTTAGTGCTTTCAGCGCTGGCCCTCGTAATTGCATCG GTCACAAATTCGCTTTGCTGCAAATGAAAGTGAACATTGCTCATCTGATCCGGCGATTCAGCTTTTCTTTAGCAAATCCCACAGCACCATTAATCCCGGCTCTCCAAGAAACTATGCTAACCCCAAAATATCCAATTAAGCTTATCGTTTCAAAAAGAACTATTTGA
- the LOC130686025 gene encoding calcium-activated chloride channel regulator 1-like isoform X2, which translates to MARLRTKNMYVFVPLFFVLITSPLTSTSHITLTTDGYQNVVVAIDENSGFTSCQEDLENIKELMRSTSVSFGQGLERPAYFGDVTIVLPNSWVSDPICSMLMTMSNITQLPWARTHSADIRITPDHPVFGNQPHSFQYGGCQEPGLSINVPSTFVSNFTDLMKARIMAREWAHYRYGVFDEGGIPDDERHPSGYMMFQTENSDKVMRANTCTGGKTPRGEWNNEECKSTNSGNSSCEFQPDVDNPDITSSLMYRPDLDHMEKFCTKENHDDGVPSKLSYHCGSLSASDVIYKHLDFTPGVTPANASAEITFNVIQNPFSGYHVVLDIASFSSKQLFDQAKNSLMQFIAFLLDPVLMSIDTYDGVNVVELQSPLYLDPRTIRTLLGKLERVGYATGSPNAFGIALERAQTRSSFGQDVIILTAVQTIPDMTDWITSYNENKVIVHLVHFGVSTAKVEMAQLVRYGSVHVIPNVANSNLMNPYTWSVNTLQSIYGKTRSYRAKIFEQSVIKINETDTIKTGYFYLDSPASHLLVSVYCLNTDQQLDVDYVSIFQPDGYPVRNETTKNDTFAVEDFYSFVVGRYPVATLPAGMWSYTITFDEKIFTEPIVHRLDIWAEAADSSQVQVRTWNTALDNQPLDYTKAPVGLYAQVTQDRRPVRGANVTAYVYVTDGVTSNLFTTLPLLDEGISDVTTGDGIYSAWLTTPSYTSHSYSVYYKAYGVNSLAVIDNGTYTRPPTTGSVIPMSNPVATGPQFNRYEYGSSFQLAALLSSSFDLIRPERVTDLSVLSYDASSRIAELGWTAPKDNYGSGEIVTRFRLYQSIGSAESNYTEFTTPVNADGSVNLTVQVPHLQDGEYVKYRVVGKDSSNNMADPSNVVSMAGPVLRTGGISNSAMWALIGVAIAILVIILIIVLIRCCCPVEAKRRQRQAKRKVRQWFSFGDKTAKRTDTAPSTRYQSPPPTIQQWNSPTINQDGESPAVRSGSDASTTPQPEVELRQKTAAPARTSTYGSERIYFGQEDIDRMVSGPRSETYSEKGTEEIIKRAPSMDLQLATILRMNSSNFSIDRLGRDEKDPNSRPTEVIRPRVYARPFKPNQPANRPTSNQPASRGYPYNANKPLSMSETNLYYTDVALRPPVAQSTKSSPSNSYLSVYAERADVVPQPSGQSSLANTLRNGMRGNEQWQDSNSFIYTDPRLDGQSKGSSSFDPQLHPANQNGLPPPLPSVPPPFPPRMTYNIDMGYDGTTGTAMWLSIVTMRTNKR; encoded by the exons ATGGCCCGGCTAAGGACGAAGAACATGTACGTCTTTGTTCCGTTATTTTTCGTTCTGATTACCTCTCCTCTAACGTCAACATCGCACATCACGTTGACCACCGATGGCTATCAAAACGTAGTGGTTGCTATCGACGAGAATTCCGGATTCACCAGTTGTCAGGAAGACTTGGAGAACATCAAA GAATTGATGCGGAGCACTTCCGTCAGCTTCGGTCAAGGTCTCGAACGTCCGGCTTACTTTGGTGATGTCACGATTGTTTTGCCCAATTCTTGGGTTAGCGATCCGATTTGTTCCATGCTGATGACGATGTCCAACATCACACAGTTGCCTTGGGCTAGGACTCACAGTGCGGATATACGAATCACGCCGGATCATCCGGTATTTGGTAATCAACCTCATTCATTCCAATATGGAGGATGTCAAGAACCTGGCTTGTCTATCAATGTTCCATCGACGTTCGTCTCCAACTTCACTGACCTGATGAAAG CGAGAATTATGGCCCGTGAGTGGGCTCATTATCGTTACGGTGTTTTCGACGAGGGTGGCATACCGGATGATGAGCGCCATCCCTCTGGCTACATGATGTTCCAGACTGAAAATTCCGATAAAGTCATGCGTGCCAATACTTGCACCGGAGGCAAAACGCCGAGGGGAGAATGGAATAA TGAGGAATGCAAATCGACCAATTCGGGAAATTCGAGCTGCGAGTTCCAGCCTGATGTTGACAATCCAGATATCACGTCTTCGTTGATGTACCGGCCGGATCTGGATCAC ATGGAAAAGTTTTGCACGAAGGAAAATCATGATGATGGCGTGCCGAGTAAATTGAGTTACCACTGCGGCAGTCTCAGTGCGTCAGATGTTATCTACAAACACCTAGATTTCAC ACCGGGAGTCACGCCCGCCAATGCCTCAGCAGAAATTACATTCAACGTAATACAGAATCCGTtcagcggttatcacgtcgtcCTTGACATCGCCTCTTTCAGCAGTAAACAATTG TTTGACCAAGCAAAGAATTCTCTTATGCAATTCATCGCTTTCCTATTGGATCCTGTCTTAATGTCCATCGACACGTACGATGGTGTCAATGTCGTCGAATTGCAATCGCCTCTTTACTTGGATCCGAGGACGATCCGCACTCTGTTAGGGAAACTGGAACGTGTTGGATATGCCACTGGCAGTCCAAATGCCTTCGGTATTGCCCTCGAAAGAGCACAAACG AGATCGAGTTTCGGACAGGACGTCATCATTCTGACTGCAGTACAAACTATACCAGATATGACCGACTGGATCACGTCctacaatgaaaataaagtgATTGTCCATCTTGTCCATTTCGGCGTATCGACAGCCAAAGTGGAAATGGCCCAGCTGGTCCGCTACGGTAGCGTGCACGTCATCCCGAACGTTGCCAACAGCAACCTGATGAATCCGTACACCTGGTCCGTGAACACATTGCAATCAATCTACGGAAAGACTAGAAGCTATCGTGCcaaa ATTTTCGAGCAATCCGTTATTAAGATTAATGAAACCGATACGATTAAAACGGGATATTTCTACCTGGACAGCCCGGCATCCCATTTGCTAGTTTCGGTCTATTGTCTAAACACTGATCAACAATTGGACGTCGATTACGTCAGTATCTTTCAACCGGACGGATATCCAGTGCGGAATGAAACTACCAAAAATGACACATTCGCGGTCGAAGATTTCTATTCATTTGTAGTTGGACGATATCCTGTGGCAACACTCCCAgcg GGAATGTGGAGTTATACAATTACATTtgatgaaaaaatatttaccgAGCCGATAGTGCATCGACTAGACATTTGGGCTGAAGCAGCCGATTCGTCTCAAGTGCAGGTGCGAACCTGGAACACCGCCCTAGATAACCAGCCGTTAGATTACACCAAAGCGCCCGTAGGCCTTTACGCCCAGGTGACGCAAGATAGAAGACCAGTACGGGGAGCCAACGTCACTGCCTATGTTTACGTCACTGATGGAGTAACATCGAATCTGTTTACCACACTCCCATTACTAGACGAAGGCATTTCAG ATGTGACAACCGGCGATGGAATCTACTCCGCCTGGCTGACCACTCCGTCTTATACGTCACATAGCTATTCCGTCTACTACAAGGCTTACGGGGTCAACAGTTTGGCTGTCATAGACAACG GAACGTACACCAGGCCGCCCACGACGGGCAGCGTCATCCCAATGTCGAATCCCGTCGCAACTGGCCCTCAATTCAATCGTTACGAGTACGGATCCAGTTTCCAATTGGCAGCTTTGTTATCGAGCAGCTTCGACCTGATCCGGCCCGAACGCGTCACTGATCTCAGCGTCCTCTCTTATGACGCGTCATCCAGGATTGCCGAATTGGGCTGGACTGCGCCAAAAGATAATTACGGAAGCGGAGAAATcg TTACGAGATTTAGATTGTATCAGTCCATCGGTTCAGCTGAATCCAATTACACGGAATTCACTACACCCGTCAACGCGGACGGATCAGTTAATTTAACTGTCCAAGTGCCTCATCTCCAGGACGGTGAATACGTCAAATATCGAGTCGTTGGTAAAGATTCTTCAAACAACATGGCAGACCCATCAAATGTCGTTTCAATGGCCGGTCCGGTACTTCGAACCGGAGGCATTTCAAATTCCGCCATGTGGGCTTTAATCGGCGTCGCTATCGCAATCCTTGTCATCATCCTCATTATCGTCCTAatccgttgttgttgtccagTCGAAGCTAAACGAAGACAGAGACAAGCCAAACGTAAAGTGCGTCAATGGTTTTCATTTGGGGACAAAACGGCCAAACGGACGGACACGGCGCCATCTACCAGGTACCAATCGCCTCCGCCAACGATCCAACAATGGAACTCACCGACCATTAACCAAGACGGCGAATCGCCAGCTGTTAGGAGCGGGAGTGACGCATCAACGACCCCCCAACCTGAAGTGGAACTTCGTCAGAAAACAGCTGCTCCTGCCAGGACATCCACTTACGGCTCTGAACGCATTTACTTTGGTCAAGAAGACATTGACAGGATGGTCTCAGGTCCTCGTAGCGAAACCTATTCAGAAAA AGGCACAGAAGAGATAATTAAACGGGCGCCTTCCATGGACCTTCAATTGGCCACTATTTTGCGAATGAACAGCAGCAATTTCTCCATCGATCGTTTGGGACGCGATGAAAAAGACCCTAATTcaag GCCAACGGAGGTAATAAGACCAAGAGTTTACGCTCGGCCGTTCAAACCCAATCAACCTGCAAACAGACCAACGAGCAATCAGCCGGCCAGCAGGGGTTACCCGTACAACGCGAACAAACCTCTTTCCATGTCCGAGACTAATTTGTACTACACCGACGTCGCACTCCGTCCACCCGTTGCCCAGTCAACTAAATCATCACCCAGCAATTCTTACCTGTCCGTCTACGCCGAG AGGGCCGATGTAGTCCCACAACCTTCGGGGCAGTCCAGCTTGGCCAATACGCTGCGAAACGGAATGAGGGGCAACGAACAATGGCAGGATTCCAACAGTTTCATTTACACCGATCCTCGACTCGACG GTCAATCCAAAGGTTCAAGCAGCTTTGATCCGCAATTGCATCCGGCCAACCAAAACGGACTTCCACCGCCTTTGCCATCCGTACCACCGCCATTTCCTCCTCGAA tgACTTACAATATTGATATGGGCTACGATGGGACTACCGGTACAGCCATGTGGCTGTCGATCGTAACGATGCGGACCAACAAGCGATGA
- the LOC130686025 gene encoding calcium-activated chloride channel regulator 1-like isoform X1: protein MARLRTKNMYVFVPLFFVLITSPLTSTSHITLTTDGYQNVVVAIDENSGFTSCQEDLENIKELMRSTSVSFGQGLERPAYFGDVTIVLPNSWVSDPICSMLMTMSNITQLPWARTHSADIRITPDHPVFGNQPHSFQYGGCQEPGLSINVPSTFVSNFTDLMKARIMAREWAHYRYGVFDEGGIPDDERHPSGYMMFQTENSDKVMRANTCTGGKTPRGEWNNEECKSTNSGNSSCEFQPDVDNPDITSSLMYRPDLDHMEKFCTKENHDDGVPSKLSYHCGSLSASDVIYKHLDFTPGVTPANASAEITFNVIQNPFSGYHVVLDIASFSSKQLFDQAKNSLMQFIAFLLDPVLMSIDTYDGVNVVELQSPLYLDPRTIRTLLGKLERVGYATGSPNAFGIALERAQTRSSFGQDVIILTAVQTIPDMTDWITSYNENKVIVHLVHFGVSTAKVEMAQLVRYGSVHVIPNVANSNLMNPYTWSVNTLQSIYGKTRSYRAKIFEQSVIKINETDTIKTGYFYLDSPASHLLVSVYCLNTDQQLDVDYVSIFQPDGYPVRNETTKNDTFAVEDFYSFVVGRYPVATLPAGMWSYTITFDEKIFTEPIVHRLDIWAEAADSSQVQVRTWNTALDNQPLDYTKAPVGLYAQVTQDRRPVRGANVTAYVYVTDGVTSNLFTTLPLLDEGISDVTTGDGIYSAWLTTPSYTSHSYSVYYKAYGVNSLAVIDNGTYTRPPTTGSVIPMSNPVATGPQFNRYEYGSSFQLAALLSSSFDLIRPERVTDLSVLSYDASSRIAELGWTAPKDNYGSGEIVTRFRLYQSIGSAESNYTEFTTPVNADGSVNLTVQVPHLQDGEYVKYRVVGKDSSNNMADPSNVVSMAGPVLRTGGISNSAMWALIGVAIAILVIILIIVLIRCCCPVEAKRRQRQAKRKVRQWFSFGDKTAKRTDTAPSTRYQSPPPTIQQWNSPTINQDGESPAVRSGSDASTTPQPEVELRQKTAAPARTSTYGSERIYFGQEDIDRMVSGPRSETYSEKGTEEIIKRAPSMDLQLATILRMNSSNFSIDRLGRDEKDPNSRPTEVIRPRVYARPFKPNQPANRPTSNQPASRGYPYNANKPLSMSETNLYYTDVALRPPVAQSTKSSPSNSYLSVYAEQRADVVPQPSGQSSLANTLRNGMRGNEQWQDSNSFIYTDPRLDGQSKGSSSFDPQLHPANQNGLPPPLPSVPPPFPPRMTYNIDMGYDGTTGTAMWLSIVTMRTNKR from the exons ATGGCCCGGCTAAGGACGAAGAACATGTACGTCTTTGTTCCGTTATTTTTCGTTCTGATTACCTCTCCTCTAACGTCAACATCGCACATCACGTTGACCACCGATGGCTATCAAAACGTAGTGGTTGCTATCGACGAGAATTCCGGATTCACCAGTTGTCAGGAAGACTTGGAGAACATCAAA GAATTGATGCGGAGCACTTCCGTCAGCTTCGGTCAAGGTCTCGAACGTCCGGCTTACTTTGGTGATGTCACGATTGTTTTGCCCAATTCTTGGGTTAGCGATCCGATTTGTTCCATGCTGATGACGATGTCCAACATCACACAGTTGCCTTGGGCTAGGACTCACAGTGCGGATATACGAATCACGCCGGATCATCCGGTATTTGGTAATCAACCTCATTCATTCCAATATGGAGGATGTCAAGAACCTGGCTTGTCTATCAATGTTCCATCGACGTTCGTCTCCAACTTCACTGACCTGATGAAAG CGAGAATTATGGCCCGTGAGTGGGCTCATTATCGTTACGGTGTTTTCGACGAGGGTGGCATACCGGATGATGAGCGCCATCCCTCTGGCTACATGATGTTCCAGACTGAAAATTCCGATAAAGTCATGCGTGCCAATACTTGCACCGGAGGCAAAACGCCGAGGGGAGAATGGAATAA TGAGGAATGCAAATCGACCAATTCGGGAAATTCGAGCTGCGAGTTCCAGCCTGATGTTGACAATCCAGATATCACGTCTTCGTTGATGTACCGGCCGGATCTGGATCAC ATGGAAAAGTTTTGCACGAAGGAAAATCATGATGATGGCGTGCCGAGTAAATTGAGTTACCACTGCGGCAGTCTCAGTGCGTCAGATGTTATCTACAAACACCTAGATTTCAC ACCGGGAGTCACGCCCGCCAATGCCTCAGCAGAAATTACATTCAACGTAATACAGAATCCGTtcagcggttatcacgtcgtcCTTGACATCGCCTCTTTCAGCAGTAAACAATTG TTTGACCAAGCAAAGAATTCTCTTATGCAATTCATCGCTTTCCTATTGGATCCTGTCTTAATGTCCATCGACACGTACGATGGTGTCAATGTCGTCGAATTGCAATCGCCTCTTTACTTGGATCCGAGGACGATCCGCACTCTGTTAGGGAAACTGGAACGTGTTGGATATGCCACTGGCAGTCCAAATGCCTTCGGTATTGCCCTCGAAAGAGCACAAACG AGATCGAGTTTCGGACAGGACGTCATCATTCTGACTGCAGTACAAACTATACCAGATATGACCGACTGGATCACGTCctacaatgaaaataaagtgATTGTCCATCTTGTCCATTTCGGCGTATCGACAGCCAAAGTGGAAATGGCCCAGCTGGTCCGCTACGGTAGCGTGCACGTCATCCCGAACGTTGCCAACAGCAACCTGATGAATCCGTACACCTGGTCCGTGAACACATTGCAATCAATCTACGGAAAGACTAGAAGCTATCGTGCcaaa ATTTTCGAGCAATCCGTTATTAAGATTAATGAAACCGATACGATTAAAACGGGATATTTCTACCTGGACAGCCCGGCATCCCATTTGCTAGTTTCGGTCTATTGTCTAAACACTGATCAACAATTGGACGTCGATTACGTCAGTATCTTTCAACCGGACGGATATCCAGTGCGGAATGAAACTACCAAAAATGACACATTCGCGGTCGAAGATTTCTATTCATTTGTAGTTGGACGATATCCTGTGGCAACACTCCCAgcg GGAATGTGGAGTTATACAATTACATTtgatgaaaaaatatttaccgAGCCGATAGTGCATCGACTAGACATTTGGGCTGAAGCAGCCGATTCGTCTCAAGTGCAGGTGCGAACCTGGAACACCGCCCTAGATAACCAGCCGTTAGATTACACCAAAGCGCCCGTAGGCCTTTACGCCCAGGTGACGCAAGATAGAAGACCAGTACGGGGAGCCAACGTCACTGCCTATGTTTACGTCACTGATGGAGTAACATCGAATCTGTTTACCACACTCCCATTACTAGACGAAGGCATTTCAG ATGTGACAACCGGCGATGGAATCTACTCCGCCTGGCTGACCACTCCGTCTTATACGTCACATAGCTATTCCGTCTACTACAAGGCTTACGGGGTCAACAGTTTGGCTGTCATAGACAACG GAACGTACACCAGGCCGCCCACGACGGGCAGCGTCATCCCAATGTCGAATCCCGTCGCAACTGGCCCTCAATTCAATCGTTACGAGTACGGATCCAGTTTCCAATTGGCAGCTTTGTTATCGAGCAGCTTCGACCTGATCCGGCCCGAACGCGTCACTGATCTCAGCGTCCTCTCTTATGACGCGTCATCCAGGATTGCCGAATTGGGCTGGACTGCGCCAAAAGATAATTACGGAAGCGGAGAAATcg TTACGAGATTTAGATTGTATCAGTCCATCGGTTCAGCTGAATCCAATTACACGGAATTCACTACACCCGTCAACGCGGACGGATCAGTTAATTTAACTGTCCAAGTGCCTCATCTCCAGGACGGTGAATACGTCAAATATCGAGTCGTTGGTAAAGATTCTTCAAACAACATGGCAGACCCATCAAATGTCGTTTCAATGGCCGGTCCGGTACTTCGAACCGGAGGCATTTCAAATTCCGCCATGTGGGCTTTAATCGGCGTCGCTATCGCAATCCTTGTCATCATCCTCATTATCGTCCTAatccgttgttgttgtccagTCGAAGCTAAACGAAGACAGAGACAAGCCAAACGTAAAGTGCGTCAATGGTTTTCATTTGGGGACAAAACGGCCAAACGGACGGACACGGCGCCATCTACCAGGTACCAATCGCCTCCGCCAACGATCCAACAATGGAACTCACCGACCATTAACCAAGACGGCGAATCGCCAGCTGTTAGGAGCGGGAGTGACGCATCAACGACCCCCCAACCTGAAGTGGAACTTCGTCAGAAAACAGCTGCTCCTGCCAGGACATCCACTTACGGCTCTGAACGCATTTACTTTGGTCAAGAAGACATTGACAGGATGGTCTCAGGTCCTCGTAGCGAAACCTATTCAGAAAA AGGCACAGAAGAGATAATTAAACGGGCGCCTTCCATGGACCTTCAATTGGCCACTATTTTGCGAATGAACAGCAGCAATTTCTCCATCGATCGTTTGGGACGCGATGAAAAAGACCCTAATTcaag GCCAACGGAGGTAATAAGACCAAGAGTTTACGCTCGGCCGTTCAAACCCAATCAACCTGCAAACAGACCAACGAGCAATCAGCCGGCCAGCAGGGGTTACCCGTACAACGCGAACAAACCTCTTTCCATGTCCGAGACTAATTTGTACTACACCGACGTCGCACTCCGTCCACCCGTTGCCCAGTCAACTAAATCATCACCCAGCAATTCTTACCTGTCCGTCTACGCCGAG CAGAGGGCCGATGTAGTCCCACAACCTTCGGGGCAGTCCAGCTTGGCCAATACGCTGCGAAACGGAATGAGGGGCAACGAACAATGGCAGGATTCCAACAGTTTCATTTACACCGATCCTCGACTCGACG GTCAATCCAAAGGTTCAAGCAGCTTTGATCCGCAATTGCATCCGGCCAACCAAAACGGACTTCCACCGCCTTTGCCATCCGTACCACCGCCATTTCCTCCTCGAA tgACTTACAATATTGATATGGGCTACGATGGGACTACCGGTACAGCCATGTGGCTGTCGATCGTAACGATGCGGACCAACAAGCGATGA
- the LOC130686049 gene encoding uncharacterized protein LOC130686049, giving the protein MEHSDLTQPLAHLGLVELTGGSSSFADRPSKVKLDDAIHLGVNNGDDLFTSASRLDQEPTAAGPHELSPAELAGVIVAAALITAAIIGFGVWMHFRRKKSKSQEPNGCMNGGPHHPVAPQVSVISMETDVRPAAVRQNSYGSTGYIGSHGPYRMDGGSGGQSEEDEMGSFTDYGSIVGSFPPSPAGSFRSAIDAPGFSRSRAGTGTSFATVKSFGSYRSRASNTASFHTCVEEEFS; this is encoded by the exons ATGGAACATTCGGATCTTACCCAACCGTTGGCTCACCTGGGTCTGGTCGAGTTAACTGGTGGATCGTCATCGTTCGCCGACAGGCCGTCCAAAGTCAAGCTTGACG ACGCTATTCATCTGGGCGTGAACAACGGCGACGACCTCTTCACTAGCGCCTCAAGGTTAGACCAGGAACCGACGGCAGCCGGGCCTCACGAACTCAGTCCAG CCGAGTTGGCGGGAGTTATCGTGGCGGCGGCCCTGATCACGGCGGCCATCATCGGTTTCGGCGTTTGGATGCATTTCAGGCGGAAGAAGAGCAAGAGCCAGGAGCCGAACGGATGCATGAACGGTGGTCCTCATCATCCCGTCGCTCCTCAAGTTTCCGTCATCAGCATGGAAACGGACGTCCGACCAGCAG CCGTTCGCCAGAATAGCTACGGTAGCACGGGCTACATAGGATCGCACGGACCTTACCGGATGGACGGCGGAAGTGGAGGCCAAtcggaagaagatgaaatggGTTCGTTCACAGACTACGGATCCATCGTCGGCTCGTTCCCGCCATCTCCCGCTGGATCTTTCCGTTCGGCTATCGATGCTCCGGGATTTTCCAG atctAGAGCGGGAACGGGGACGTCATTTGCCACCGTGAAATCGTTCGGTTCGTATCGTTCACGCGCTAGCAACACGGCGTCATTTCACACCTGCGTCGAAGAGGAATTCTCGTGA